A single region of the Thermovenabulum gondwanense genome encodes:
- the rpmC gene encoding 50S ribosomal protein L29: MKAKQIREMSDQELVQKLKELKGELFNLRFQKAVGQLDNPMRIREVKKTIARIKTIMTERERQAKAQKA, encoded by the coding sequence ATGAAGGCTAAACAGATAAGAGAAATGTCGGATCAGGAACTGGTTCAAAAGTTAAAGGAGTTGAAGGGTGAACTGTTCAACCTTAGATTTCAAAAGGCAGTAGGACAGTTGGATAATCCCATGAGGATAAGAGAGGTCAAAAAGACCATAGCGAGAATAAAAACCATAATGACCGAAAGGGAAAGACAGGCGAAGGCTCAGAAAGCATGA
- the rpsQ gene encoding 30S ribosomal protein S17 has translation MESKNKRKVRIGVVVSDKMDKTIVVATEKLIRHPLYGKTIKRTKKFKAHDENNECRVGDIVKIMETRPLSKTKRWRLVEIIKRAQ, from the coding sequence ATGGAAAGTAAAAATAAAAGGAAAGTCAGGATCGGCGTAGTGGTCAGCGATAAAATGGATAAAACCATCGTGGTAGCTACGGAAAAATTAATAAGGCACCCTCTTTACGGCAAAACCATAAAAAGGACAAAGAAATTCAAGGCCCATGACGAAAACAACGAATGCCGCGTGGGTGATATCGTAAAAATTATGGAAACCAGGCCTTTAAGTAAAACAAAGAGATGGAGATTGGTGGAAATAATTAAAAGAGCCCAGTAA